Proteins from a single region of Hordeum vulgare subsp. vulgare chromosome 6H, MorexV3_pseudomolecules_assembly, whole genome shotgun sequence:
- the LOC123404689 gene encoding uncharacterized protein LOC123404689 isoform X1, with protein sequence MQMTESPFLPRERLFKQQQYFQSLSKHTHLKGRHDAIISVGIPLALAASSLFLIGRGVYNMSHGIGKKQ encoded by the exons ATGCAGATGACAGAATCACCGTTTCTGCCACGTGAGAGGCTTTTTAAACAGCAGCAGTATTTCCAGAGCTTGAGCAAGCACACTCACCTGAAAGGGCGTCACGACGCGATCATCTCAGTCGGCATCCCCCTTGCGCTCGCTGCCTCGAGCCTATTCTTGATT GGTCGTGGTGTCTACAACATGTCTCACGGTATCGGGAAAAAGCAGTGA
- the LOC123402600 gene encoding CRIB domain-containing protein RIC10-like isoform X1, with protein sequence MAVKMKGIFKGLRIFSHMFAAQKEHEMEIGFPTDVKHVAHIGLGTSDTSPSWMNEFKSSEDLSAGSLSTAEQSRQTSWTSTDFEPARSMLPTEINFPDRPAQESSSCPPRGPRKARRKKTRTSSPTSSARSSSSRSRASFATAFDDFNESQRGVRVV encoded by the exons ATGGCGGTAAAGATGAAGGGAATCTTCAAAGGGCTGAGGATATTCTCGCACATGTTTG CAGCTCAAAAGGAGCATGAGATGGAAATTGGGTTCCCTACAGATGTAAAGCATGTGGCTCACATAGGTTTGGGCACCAGTGACACATCTCCAAGCTGG ATGAATGAGTTCAAGTCATCAGAAGATTTATCTGCAGGCTCTCTGAGCACAGCTGAGCAGTCAAGGCAGACTTCTTGGACCTCTACAG ACTTTGAGCCAGCAAGATCCATGCTGCCAACTGAGATTAATTTCCCAGACAGACCAGCGCAGGAGTCCTCCTCCTGCCCCCCAAGAGGCCCCAGGAaggcaaggaggaagaagaccagGACATCGTCCCCTACCTCCTCGGCAAGATCGTCTTCGTCGAGGTCGAGGGCCTCCTTCGCGACGGCGTTCGATGATTTCAACGAGTCGCAAAGAGGGGTTCGAGTCGTCTAG
- the LOC123402600 gene encoding CRIB domain-containing protein RIC10-like isoform X2, which yields MAVKMKGIFKGLRIFSHMFAQKEHEMEIGFPTDVKHVAHIGLGTSDTSPSWMNEFKSSEDLSAGSLSTAEQSRQTSWTSTDFEPARSMLPTEINFPDRPAQESSSCPPRGPRKARRKKTRTSSPTSSARSSSSRSRASFATAFDDFNESQRGVRVV from the exons ATGGCGGTAAAGATGAAGGGAATCTTCAAAGGGCTGAGGATATTCTCGCACATGTTTG CTCAAAAGGAGCATGAGATGGAAATTGGGTTCCCTACAGATGTAAAGCATGTGGCTCACATAGGTTTGGGCACCAGTGACACATCTCCAAGCTGG ATGAATGAGTTCAAGTCATCAGAAGATTTATCTGCAGGCTCTCTGAGCACAGCTGAGCAGTCAAGGCAGACTTCTTGGACCTCTACAG ACTTTGAGCCAGCAAGATCCATGCTGCCAACTGAGATTAATTTCCCAGACAGACCAGCGCAGGAGTCCTCCTCCTGCCCCCCAAGAGGCCCCAGGAaggcaaggaggaagaagaccagGACATCGTCCCCTACCTCCTCGGCAAGATCGTCTTCGTCGAGGTCGAGGGCCTCCTTCGCGACGGCGTTCGATGATTTCAACGAGTCGCAAAGAGGGGTTCGAGTCGTCTAG
- the LOC123404689 gene encoding uncharacterized protein LOC123404689 isoform X2 produces the protein MTESPFLPRERLFKQQQYFQSLSKHTHLKGRHDAIISVGIPLALAASSLFLIGRGVYNMSHGIGKKQ, from the exons ATGACAGAATCACCGTTTCTGCCACGTGAGAGGCTTTTTAAACAGCAGCAGTATTTCCAGAGCTTGAGCAAGCACACTCACCTGAAAGGGCGTCACGACGCGATCATCTCAGTCGGCATCCCCCTTGCGCTCGCTGCCTCGAGCCTATTCTTGATT GGTCGTGGTGTCTACAACATGTCTCACGGTATCGGGAAAAAGCAGTGA